A stretch of the Uranotaenia lowii strain MFRU-FL chromosome 3, ASM2978415v1, whole genome shotgun sequence genome encodes the following:
- the LOC129756976 gene encoding phenoloxidase 8-like — MYYDLPEHYLADRYKAIGQYLGERFGADVEAHVAVKDVGTPDIDFAKKIPRHGNFTPLCKSHGEIATELIQLFLDQPDPDTLLGLAAYCRPRLNPELFQYCLCVALQHRDDSRDVPIPMAIETFPQKFVDATVLSELREEANAVEQGNRISIEVPPNFTADDREPEQKVAYFREDIGFNLHHWHWHLVYPPFGPRSVVDKDRHGELFYYMHTQMLAHYNNNRFCNGLERVVPLENLRETIKVAYFPKLMNGSVNRTYPARYENMTLKDVNRDDFFLFLTVEDQEIFLKRITAAIDAGFVELPDGSKQSLKNKKGIDTLGNIIESSALSVNDFYGNVHNDVHMLLSFIHDPEGLYMESYGVMADTSISARDPIFFRWHTMIDELCWRHKNTLDPYAEKDLLFLGVEVIQLQTLLQGTGPAPRENTLMTFWQRTQFNLGTGLDFNPTGDSFVTFTHLQHTPFTFRLQVRNSFSSPRQGTVRLYLIPTTDADGSNLGLKDRRRYAMELDSFKVVLQPGLTNIVRRSENSSVTIPYERTFRNIQQSALTGDQGFRFCNCGWPDHLLIPKGTPTGTNYDLFAMVSDYDKDFVLNFDENLNCNDSHSFCGLRDAKYPDAQNMGFPLDRKFPLEVKELDDFVKKYPNMRSTKVQIKFTNTVIART; from the exons ATGTACTACGATCTACCGGAACATTACCTGGCCGATCGGTACAAAGCCATCGGTCAATATCTCGGAGAACGTTTCGGAGCTGATGTTGAGGCGCACGTTGCGGTCAAGGACGTCGGAACTCCGGACATTGACTTTGCCAAGAAAATTCCGAGGCATGGTAACTTTACGCCACTGTGTAAGTCACATGGTGAAATCGCAACCGAGTTGATACAACTGTTTCTCGATCAACCGGATCCGGATACGCTGCTGGGTTTGGCTGCCTACTGTAGACCCCGATTGAATCCGGAACTTTTCCAGTATTGTCTGTGCGTTGCCTTGCAACATCGGGATGATAGTCGGGACGTTCCCATTCCGATGGCCATTGAAACTTTCCCCCAGAAGTTTGTCGATGCCACTGTGCTATCTGAACTGCGAGAGGAAGCGAATGCCGTCGAGCAGGGAAATAGG ATTTCAATTGAAGTCCCTCCGAATTTCACCGCCGACGATCGGGAACCGGAACAGAAGGTGGCCTACTTCCGGGAAGACATCGGTTTCAATCTTCATCATTGGCACTGGCATCTGGTTTATCCGCCCTTCGGTCCTCGGTCTGTGGTCGATAAAGATCGTCACGGGGAACTTTTCTACTATATGCACACGCAAATGTTGGCTCATTACAACAACAACCGATTCTGCAATGGGTTGGAGCGAGTGGTTCCCCTCGAGAATCTACGCGAAACCATCAAGGTTGCCTACTTTCCCAAGTTGATGAATGGTTCCGTCAATCGAACGTATCCGGCGAGATATGAGAACATGACCCTGAAAGACGTCAATCGAGATGACTTTTTCCTGTTCTTAACGGTTGAAGATCAGGAAATCTTCTTGAAGCGCATTACGGCGGCCATCGATGCTGGATTTGTCGAATTG CCTGACGGCTCCAAGCAGTCTCTTAAGAACAAAAAAGGGATCGACACACTGGGCAATATCATCGAATCTTCCGCTCTTTCGGTGAACGATTTCTACGGTAACGTGCACAACGACGTCCACATGCTTCTGTCGTTCATCCATGATCCGGAGGGTCTGTATATGGAATCTTACGGAGTTATGGCCGACACCTCGATTTCGGCACGGGATCCCATTTTCTTCCGCTGGCACACGATGATTGATGAGCTCTGTTGGCGTCACAAGAACACTCTCGATCCCTACGCTGAAAAAGATCTGCTGTTCCTGGGCGTTGAAGTGATTCAGCTGCAAACGCTTCTGCAAGGCACAGGACCAGCTCCTCGAGAGAACACCCTGATGACCTTTTGGCAACGCACTCAATTCAACTTGGGTACTGGACTGGATTTCAACCCCACGGGCGATAGTTTCGTTACGTTCACTCATCTACAGCATACCCCGTTCACCTTTAGGCTTCAAGTTCGCAACAGTTTTAGCAG CCCAAGGCAAGGTACGGTTCGACTTTACCTGATTCCCACGACTGATGCTGATGGCTCTAACCTTGGCCTCAAAGATCGTCGTCGTTACGCAATGGAGTTGGATTCGTTCAAAGTAGTTC TTCAGCCTGGTTTAACCAACATCGTGCGAAGGTCGGAAAACTCGAGCGTTACAATTCCCTACGAGAGGACGTTCCGTAACATACAACAATCTGCTCTGACCGGTGATCAAGGCTTCCGTTTTTGTAACTGTGGATGGCCTGATCATCTACTGATTCCGAAGGGAACACCGACCGGTACAAACTATGATCTATTTGCGATGGTCTCTGACTATGACAAGGATTTTGTGCTCAATTTTGACGA aaACCTCAACTGTAACGATTCCCATTCCTTTTGTGGACTGAGGGATGCAAAATATCCTGACGCTCAAAACATGGGCTTCCCGTTGGATAGAAAGTTCCCGCTGGAGGTCAAGGAACTGGATGATTTTGTGAAGAAATATCCCAACATGAGAAGCACAAAGGTGCAAATAAAGTTTACCAATACAGTTATTGCTAGAACCTGA